The Granulicella sp. 5B5 nucleotide sequence GTGGTGGCTGGCGGCCTCTTCGCTCCAGCCGTGGAGGTGGAGGTCCTGCGTGCGGCAGGGAGCGGGTGTGAGACCGGAGTGTTGGATGGCGATGTCTACGGCGTCCTCGGCCATGCGGCGGTAGGTGGTCCACTTGCCGCCGGTGATGGAGACGAGGCCTGAAGTTGAGACGAGGACGGTGTGTTCGCGGGAGAGCTTGGCGGTGCTGTCGGTGCCCTGCTTGCGCACCAGTGGGCGGAGGCCGGACCACATGCTGAGGACTTCGTCGTCCTTGGGTGCGCGGCCGAAGTAGATTTCGATGTGCTCGCGGAGGAAGGCGAGTTCTATTTCCATGGGGCGAGGTTCGAGGGCGGCGGTGGGGACGCCGTCGTCGGTGGTGCCGATGACGACGTGGTTGTGCCAGGGGATGGCGAAGAGGACGCGGCCGTCCTTGGTTTTGGGCACCATGAGGGCGTGGGTGCCGGGCAGGAAGGATTTGGGCAGGACGAGGTGCGAACCCTGGCTGAAGGTGACGATGGGCTTGGTCGTGGGCTCGTCGAGGCGGCGGACTTCGTCGGTGAAGATGCCGGTGGCGTTGATGATGACGGTGGCCTGGACTTCGAACTCGTTGCCGGTCTCTTCGTCGCGGAGAACTGCGCCGATGATCTTGTCGTTATGTTTGAGGAGGCGGACCATGCGGGTGTAGTTGAGGGCGGTGCCGCCGAGGGCGTCGAGGGTTTGTGCGAGGGCGAGGCTGAAGCGGGCATCGTCGAACTGGCCGTCGAAGTATTCGACACCGCCGGCGAGCTTGGTGGAGACGACGGTGGGGAGCATGGAGCGGACTGCTGCTTTGCTCAACATGCGAGAGCGGCCGAAGCTGGAGGAACCGGAGAGGGCGTCGTAGAGCTTGAGGCCGATGCCGTAGAAGGGGACCTCCCATGCGGCGTAGGCGGGGATGACGAAGGACTGGCGGCGGACGAGGTGCGGAGCGTTGCGCAACATGCGGCCGCGCTCCTTGAGGGCCTCGAGAACGAGCGAGATGTTGCCCTGCTGGAGGTAGCGGACGCCGCCGTGGACGAGCTTGGTGCTGCGGCTGGAGGTGGCCTTGGCGAAGTCGGCCTGCTCGACGAGCAGGGTGCGGTAGCCGCGGGAGGCGGCGTCGACCGCGGAGCCGAGGCCGGTGGCGCCGCCGCCGATGACGAGGATGTCGAAGGGGGTGGGGGCGGCGCGTTGGAGGGAGTCGGTGCGGGTCATGAGGTGTCCTGTGATGATAAAGGCGCGCTCGCTTCGCTCGCGCGAGAAGCAGGTTCCTCGCTGCGCTCGGAATGACAGAAAGAAAAGCAAAAGCAACGGCAAGAGCGATCTAGTTGGTGGGTTCGGTGGCCCAGTGTTGGGAGCGGCTGACGGCTTCTTTCCAGCGGGTGAGCTGGGTGGTGCGCTCGGTGGTGGAGATGGCGGGGGTGAAGGATTCGCCGCGAGTCCAGAGGGACTCGAGTTCGGAGACGGAGCTCCAGAAGCCGGAGCCAAGGCCGGCGAGGTAGGCGGCGCCCATGACGGTGGACTCGGGTGTGCCGGAGCGGACGACGGGGGTGCCGAGGAGGTCCGCCTGCATCTGCATGAGGAGGTGGTTGGCGGAGGCGCCGCCGTCGACGCGGAGCTCGGGGATGGCGATGGCGGAGTCGGCCTGCATGGCGGTGAGGATGTCGGTGACCTGGAGGGCGATGCCTTCGAGAGTGGCGCGGGCGATGTGGGCGCGGGTGGTGCCGCGGGTGAGGCCGAGGATGAGGCCACGCGCGTCGGCGTCCCAGTAGGGCGCGCCGAGGCCGGAGAGTGAGGGGACGAAGTAGACGCCACCGCTGTCGGGCACGGAGGCGGCGAGGGGTTCGACCTCGGCGGAGGAGCCGATGATGCCGAGGCCGTCGCGGAGCCACTGCACGGCGGCTCCGGCGATGAAGACGCTGCCTTCGAGCGCGTACTGTGCGGGCTGGCCGGCGAGCTGCCAGGCGATGGTGGTGAGCAGGCGGTTGGTGGAGGCGACGGGTTTCTCACCTGTCTGCATGAGCATGAAACAGCCGGTGCCATAGGTGTTTTTGACCATGCCGGGATGCAGGCACATCTGGCCGAAGAGCGCGGCCTGCTGGTCGCCGGCGATGCCGCAGATGGGGACGTTGGGCAGGAGGTCTCCGAGGGTGGCGCAGGGGCCGCTGGAGGGGACGACGGTGGGCATGAGGCTGCGCGGGATGTCGAAGATGCGGAGGAGCTCGTCGTCCCAGTCGAGGGTGTGGATGTTGAAGAGGAGCGTGCGGGAGGCGTTGGTGACGTCGGTGACGTGGGTTGGCCCACCTTTCTGGTTCCGGGTGAGTTTCCAGATGAGCCAGGAGTCGACGGTGCCGAAGGCGAGCTGACCGGACTCGGCTTTGGCGCGGGCGCCTTCGACGTTGTCGAGGAGCCAGCGGATCTTGCTGGCGGAGAAGTAGGCGTCGAAGATGAGGCCGGTTTTTTGCTGGAAGAGAGGCTCGTGGCCGGCGGCGCGGAGCTGGTCGCAGAGTGGGGCGCTGCGGCGGTCCTGCCAGACGAGGGCGTTGTGGATGGGATGGCCGGTGGAGCGGTCCCAGAGGATGGTGGTCTCGCGCTGGTTGGTGATGCCGACGGCGGCGATGTCGGCGGCGGTGAGCTGGAGCTGGGCCATGACGTCGCGGACGGCGGCGAGCTGGGTGGACCAGATGGTTTCGGGGTCCTGCTCGACCCAGCCGGGCTGCGGGTAGATCTGGGGGAGCTCGCGCTGGGCTGTGGCGAGGATGCGGGCGTCGGTGCCGATGAGAACGGCGCGGGAGCTGCTGGTGCCCTGATCGAGTGCGAGGATGACGCTCATAGATGGGAGTCTTTCTGGTTGCATGTGCCGCCGGCAAGACGATTGTAGGTGAGGAGCGCGCGCGATGGCTTCATAGAATGTAAGCCTTTACATAGAGGGGATTTTGGCGTTTAGTATGGAGTGCTGTCAAGCTGGCAAATTCGCCGCAACGAGATGATTTCGGGCGCGGGCCCGTGTGGAGACGATGGATGCAACGACGTGAATTTATCAAGATGAGCGGGGCGGTTGTGGCGGCCTCGGCGATGACGGGTGTTTCGGGGTTTGGGCAGGAAGCGCGCGGCGAGGGGCGCATGGTGCTGCCGATGAACCGCAAGTGGCGGTACAAGGCGGAGAAGGTCGCGGGCGCGCATGAGGTTGCGTTCAACGATGCGGGGTTTGAGACGGTGGTGATTCCGCATAGCAATATACGGATGCCTTGGCACAGCTTTGACGACAAGGACTATGAGTTTGTGTCGACGTACCGGCGGCGGTTTCGGGTGCCGGCGGCGGCGAAAGGTAAGCGCGTGTTTGTGGACTTCGAGGGCGCGATGACGGCGTCGACGGTGTGGATCAACGGGGCTCCGCTGGGCGAGTACAAGGGCGGGTTTACGCCGTTCAGCTTCGAGCTGACGGACCATGTGAAGCATGATGCGGAGAATGTGCTGGTGGTGTCGTTGGACTCGACGGAACGGCCGGACATTCCGCCGTTTGGGTATGAGATCGACTACATGACGTTTGGGGGGATCTATCGGGAGGTGGCGCTGCGGGTGGTGCCGGAGACGTATATCGACAATATCCATGCGCGTCCGAAGGATGTGCTGAGCGGGAAGCCGACGCTGGATGTAGATGTGTTTCTGGCAGGGCAGACGAGCGACGACCTGGAGCTGGCGTTTGAGCTGCGCGACGGCGAGCGCGTGGTGAGCAAAGGGACGACGCGCGCGAAGGTGACGGGTGGGGCTGATCCGAATGCGGCGATGGACCCGGACAATGGCGCGCCGGTGTATGCGAGCACGGAGACGACGCAGGACCCGGCGAAGGTGACGGTGACGCTGACGGATCTTGGTGATGTGAAGCTGTGGGAGCTGGAAAAGCCGCAGCTCTATACGGTGCATGTGGCTTTGCTGAAGGGTGGGAAGCGGGTAGATGAGGAGTCGCGGCGGACCGGGTTCCGCGAGGCGACGTTCACGGACCATGGCTTTGAGCTGAATGGGAAGATTGTGAAGCTGCGCGGGCTGGACCGGCACCAGACGTTTCCGTTTGTGGGGCAGGCGATGCCGGCGCGCGTGCAGCGCAAGGATGCGGATGTGCTGCGCTATGGGCTGCACTGCAATATTGTGCGGACTTCTCACTACCCACAATCCAGACATTTTTTAGACCGCTGCGATGAGATTGGGCTGCTGGTGCTGGAGGAGATTCCGGGATGGCAGCACATTGGGCCGGAGCCGTGGAAGCAGGTTGCGATCGACAACGTGGGACGCATGGTGCGGCGCGACTGGAACCACCCTTCGATCATTCTGTGGGGCGTGCGCATCAATGAGTCGCAGGATGATCACAGCTTCTACACACGGACGAATGCGCTGGCGCATGCGCTGGATACGACGCGGCAGACGGGGGGGATTCGCAACTTCGAAAAGTCGGAGCTGCTGGAGGATGTGTTCACCATCAATGACTTCGGGTTCCCGCTGCGGAAGCCGAACCATCCGCGGTATTTGAACACGGAGTTTGTGGGGCACACGTTTCCGACGAAGACGACGGACGATGATGAGCGGCAGAGGGAACATACGCTGCGCCATGCGAGGATTCATAACCAGCTGGCTAGCGATCCACAGTACGCGGGCGGCATCGGGTGGTGCGCGTTCGACTACAACACGCACTCGAACTTTGGTGCGGGCGATCGCATCTGCTATCACGGCGTGACGGACATCTTCCGGGAGAGCAAGCCAGCGGGGGGTTTCTATAAGAGCCAGTGCGAGCCGAGCGAAGAGGTGGTGATTGAGCCGGCGTTTCACTGGGCGAACAGCGATGAGTCGGTCGGGTTCAGCAAGATGGTGGTGTGCTCGAACTGCGAGCAACTGAAGTTTTATGTGCGCGAGGGCAGCGTGGAGAGCAAGCCCTGGGTGCTGGTGGGGACGGTCGATCCGGACCACGAGGAGTTTGAACACCTGAAGTATCCGCCGTTTGTGGTGGAGAAGAACAAGCTGGACTGGAAGCAGATGTCGTTCCATTGGGGCGATTTGCGGATCGATGGATTGATCGGCGGGAAGGTTGTGGGGTCGAAGTCGCTGTCGGGCAGCGGTGTGGACCGCAAGTTTGCGCTGCTGCCGGATGATACGGAGTTGAAGGCCGATGGTGCGGACTCGACGCGCGTGGTGCTGCGTGTGACGGATGAGTTTGGCGCTACGCGCACGTATGCCAACGATCCGATTGTGTTCACGCTGGAAGGGCCTGCGGAGTTGATTGGCGATAATCCGTTTGCGCTGATTGGCGGCACGGGTGCGGTGTGGATTCGAGCGAAGGAGACAGTGGGTGTGGTGCGGTTGACGGCGAAGCATCCGCGGTTGGGGACGAAGAGCGTGGAGATCAAGTTGACGAGTGCGCCGGCGGAGGTGGTGTAGAGAGGGTTTGGGTGTGGGAAGATCCGTCACCCCACTCATGACGATGGAGCTGTCATGAATGGGGCACCCAACGCGTTTGGGCCTGTTGGTTACTGGGCGTCGAAGCGGAAGGCGGCGGCCTGGAAGTCGCCTTTTAGTTCTACGTCGAGGCCGTGGGACATCCAGTAGCTGCCGGTGGCGGTGGTAGGGGTGTCTGTGGCGAGCTTGCCGGAGATGGAGGTGACTCTGTAGCTGGTGTTGGGATTGAGGCCACGCAGGAAGACTCGGGGGTAGGGGTAGTTCATGGTGCTGGAGTGCAAGAAGGTGAAGAGTGCGGCCTGCTTTTTGTCGAGCGAGACGGACTCGGTGACGGAGGTCTCGCTGCCGTTGCGTGGAGAGACAAGGCGGTAGAGCGAGCCGTGCTGGACGGTTTCGCGGATGCCCTTGTAGGCGGCGATGAGGTCTTTGGCGGTGGCGAAGTCTTCGGGTGTCCACTTGTTGAGGTTGGCGCCGACGCCGAGGGAGCCCTGCATGGACGAGAGGAAGCGGTAGGTGACCGAGGTGGTGCGGTTGTTGGCCCAGCCGGGCGAGTCGGTGACCCAGGCCATCATGACGCCGGGGGTGTAGGCGTAGGTGAAGCCGTCCTGGATGCTGAGGCGGTCGAAGGGGTCGGTGTTGTCGGAGGGCCAGACCTCGTCGGTGTAGTGCATGATGCCGAGGTCGACGCGGCCGCCGCCGCCGGAGCAGGACTCTATCTCGAGTTTGGGGTACTTGGCGCGGAGGTCGTGGAGGATGCTGTAGAGGTTGCGGGTGTAGGCGACGTAGACCTTCTTCTGCTCGTCGGGCGCGACGGCGGGCCAGCCGGGCTCGGTCCAGTTGCGGTTGTAGTCCCACTTGAGGAAGGCGATGTCGTTGTGGGCGAGGAGGTCGTCGAGGAAGTGGAAGACGTAGTCGCGGACGTCTGGGCGGGCGAGGTTGAGGACGAGCTGGTTGCGCTCCTGGGTGCGTGGGCGGCCGGTGAAGTTGAGGACCCAGTCGGGGTGCTTGCGGTAGAGGTCGCTGTCGGGGTTGACCATCTCGGGCTCGACCCAGAGGCCGAAGTCCATGCCGAGGGAGTGGACCTTGTCGATGAGCGGCTTGAGGCCGTGGGGGAACTTTTGCGGGTTGACGTACCAGTCGCCGAGGCCGGCGTGGTCGTCCTTGCGCTGGCCGAACCAGCCGTCGTCCATGACGAAGCGCTCGATGCCGATGGAGGCGGCCTTTTCGGCGAGGGCTTCCTGGCCGGCTTCGTCGACGTGGAAGGTGGTGGCCTCCCATGAGTTGTAGAGGACGGGGCGTGGGTTGGGGGACTGCGGCAGGATTTTGGTGAGCTCAAAGCGGTGGAGAAGACGGGAGGCGCCGCCGAGGCCGTGGTCCGAGTAACCGCCGTAGAAGACGGGTGTTTCAAGCGACTGGCTGGGTGCGAGCTTATAGCTGAAGTCGAAGGGGTTGAAGCCGCCGGTGACGCGGACCTGCTGGAGCTGGTCCTGCTCGACGGTGATGCGCCAGGAGCCGCTCCAGGCGAGGGCACCGAACCAGACGTCGCCGGTGTCTTCATCGGTCGAGGGGCCGCGCTCTATCGCAAACCAAGGGTTGTTCTGGTGGCCGGTGGAGCCGCGCGTGGACTGGAGGACGGTTTCGCCGGGGCGGATGAGCTGCTGCTGGAGTTGGTCTTCGCCAGCCCAACGGCCGGTGAGGTAGTTGAGGGTGTAGTTGGTGCCGCGCGGGAGGTTCCAGGTGGCGGCGGCGGCCTGCTCGATCATGACCGGTGCGGTGGCCTTGTTGGTGATGATGGCGGAGCGGCCGAGGATTCCGGTGGCGGGGTCGACGGTATAGCGGAGCTCGACGAAGAGGTCGCGCTCGATGTCTTTGGTGACGATGGTTAGGGTGTCGCCTTCGATGTGGTGCGAGACGTAGTGGAGGACGAGGTCGCGGTTGCCGTCGGGAAAGGTGACTTTGAGGGCGGGTTCGAGGTAGAGCTGGCCGCCCCAGCCTTTGTACTCGCCTTGCGTGACGGTGCCGGGGCCGTCGAAGGAGGCGACCTCGGGGAGTGTGTGGGCGGCGGGCAGGGAGTCGGTGGCGGCGATAGAGCGGCCCCAGAAGAGCGGCTGGAGCTCGTCGACGTTGTTGACGCCGAAGGCGTAGGTGGTGCCGGCGGCGTCGATGCGGAAGACCTTAGTGGCGGCGTCAAAGTGGATGGTGTTGCTGTCCTGCGCGGTGAGGCTGAGGGGAAGAGCTAGGAGCGAGGCGAGGACGAGACTATGCAGGCTGCGGTGGAGTGAGCGTGTCACGAGGCTTCCTTTGGAGTGCGAGGCGATGCAGAGTGGGGCAGGCTTCGTTGCGCGGAGGCTACTTCTTTTTGCGGACGGGGCCGGTCGACTTGCGGGCGACGAAGCTGGGAAGGACGAGGTACTCCTTGCCGGGGACCGGTTTGGGGATGTCGGCCTGCATGGCGCTGAGGAGGGCGTTGAAGGCATACTTGGCGATCTCGGAGCGAGGCAGGCGGACGGTGGAGAGCGGCGGCATGGTGAAGGCGCTGAGCTGGATGTCGTCGAAGCCGACGACGGAGATGTCGTCGGGGACGCGGAGACCGGCCTCGGTGATGGCACCCATGGCGCCGATGGCGGTGAGGTCGTTGGAGGCGAGCACGGCGGTTGGTTTGGCGCCGGAGTGCAGGATGCGCCGCATGGCTTCGTGGCCGCCATCGACCCGGTGATTGCCCTCTTCGATGAGGTGCGGGTTGTGGTCGAGGTGGTCGCGGGCGGTGCTCTCCATGAATGCCTTGTAGCGGACGCGCGCGGAGGCGAGGCGCATGGGGCCGCTGATGAAGGCGATGCGGCGGTGGCCGAGCTTGATGAGGTGGTCGACGGCGGCGTCGATGCCGGCGGCGTAGTCGATGCGGACGCAGCTGACGCCGGGGCCAGGGTCGGCGGAGTCGAGGAAGACGAGCGGGATGTGGCGGCGGCTGAAGTCGGCGACGAGGCCTTCGTCCATCTCGGAGGTGATGACGGCGACGCCATCGACCTTGCGCTGCAACATGCGGCGGACGCAGAGCTTCATGCGCTCGGGGTCGTAGTTGGTGTTGGCGATGAGGACCTCCTGCCCGTTGGCGACGGCGAAGTCTTCGAAGGACTTGACCAGCTCGGGGAAGAAGGGGTTGGTGATGTCGGAGATGATGAGGCCGAAGAGGTTGCTGCGGCCGGAACCGAGGGCGCGAGCGTTGGTGTCGGGGTAGAAGTTGAGCTCTTCGATGGACTTGAGGACGCGCTCGGCGGTGCGCGGGCTGACCTTAGCCGAACCGTTGATGGTGCGGGAGACGGTGGCGGTGGATACGTTCGCGCGCTTCGCTACAGCCTTGATATTCATAGGAGGATGTTAAACACCCCGAAGTATAGCCGTGGAGCCGCCGTTGATGTAAAGGCTTACATCAATATAGAGCATTCAGTGTGGTTCCGCGAGGCGGATTGCGGTCGCCCGTTTGAGGCGCTGCTGCGCGGCGCATCCTAGTTGTCATTCAACGGATGCCAGTCAGCGGATGCCAATCTGCGGATTGCCAATCAACGAAGGAGCGCGTCGGCTGCCCAGAGGACGGGGGCTTGCCCATGGAAGTCGCCGGCGCGGCGCTTGCGGGCGAGATAGTATGCGAGGCTGTTCTGCTTGCTGGTGCCTTCGCAGACGTTGGTGACATCGTTGTTCTGATCGATGTAGCCGACGACGGCGATCCAGCCACGGCGGGCGGCGGGGCCGTAGGTGGGGGCGTCAAGCCAGCCGTGTTTGACGCCGGTGATGAGGGCGAAGGTGAACATGGCGGAGCCGGAGGTTTCGGGCCAGGACTCGTCGCGGTCGATGAGTTGGCCCCAGGAGCCGTCCTTGCGCTGGTACTTGAGAAGTGAGGCCATCATCTTGCGATAGCCGGCCATGATGCGCGGGCGCAGCGGGTGGTCGGTGGGGAGCGTGCTGAGCATCTCGGCCATGCCTGCTGCAACCCAGCCGTCGCCACGGCCCCAGTAGAACGGGACGTCCGGTGCGTGATAGAAGAGGCCGTTGGGCTGCTGGAGCTGATCGAGATAGGCGACCATCTCCTTCGCGTCGCGGTCGAGGTATTTCTTGTCGCCGGTGGCGCGGTAGGCCTCAAGCTGCAGCATCGTCAACATGTACATGTCGTCGATCCAGAAGCGGGTTTCGGCGGAGAGGCCGTCGGGGCGTGGGTTTTCCCACTGGCGGTCGGCCCAGTAGACGCCGTCGGTGAGGTATTTGGGGTCCTTGGTCTCGATGGCGATCTCGAGGGGGACGACGCCGAAGATGGAGTCGTCGACGTGGTGGCGCTTGGGGATGCGATCGGCTTCGGCTCCGCCGGGGAGCAATGGCTCAAAGCGGTGGATGAGCTCTGTCTGCAGGGCGCTGTCGTGGGTGAGCCGCGAGAACTGCAGGGCACCGTACCAGGTTGCGACCTCAGAGTAGTGGATGGTTGCGGTGTACTGATGCGGGCTCGGGACGAAGTGCTCGGCGAGCTTCTTGCCGACCTCCTGCGGTGAGGTGCCAGCGGGCCAGTTGCTGAAGTAGTCTTCAGCTTTTTGAGCTGTGGCGGCGGCCACGCAGATGGTGATGGCAGCCCATACGGTGAGGCGGGAGAGTGTCCGCAGAGTGTGGCGAGTGGCAGTAGTCATCTTCACGCGAAATCCTCGCTCTCGTTGGCCGCGGAGTGCTGAAATGCAGAGGACAGTGCAGTGAGCGGCGGCAACGAGTTCGACTAAAGGTATTTACTTAGGCGCTAACTATATACCGCGAAGAAAACCGTTGGCGAGAGGTGTGCGCGACTAGCTGAAGCGCGTTTGCCGCCACAGCGCACAGCCGCCGCCGAGCAGAGCTGCGAGAAGAACGACGCATAGAGCGGCGACCCAATGCAGGTTCATCTGCAATGGAGGAACGAAGGCCTTTGATGCGAGCCAGATGAAGAGGCCCGTGGCGGAAGCGACGATGAGGACGTCCCACCAGCGGCGTCGCTGCTCGCGGGTGCCGAACTCGTCGCCGCTCTGCGCGAGCAGGACCTCGCGGTATTCGAGGCCGTAGCGTTCGCACTCACGTTCGAGGGCTTCATTGCGAGAGAGGTGTTCGCGTGTGGAGGCGACGGCGGTGCTGATGGCGAGAGCACCGAGGATCATGAGGATAGAGCCGCCGAGGACGAGGGCGCGATGGGTGTGATCGGCGGTGGCCAGTTCGCCGAAGACGAGAGCGCCCCAGGCCAGTCCCCAGAGCTGGTTGGTGTTGGAGAGCGGGATGCCGCGACCGATGCCGAGGTACTTGGTGGCGAATTGCTGGAAGAGGTCTCCGACGACCCAGATGAAGCCGCCTAGGAAGAGCCAGAAGAGCAGATGCTGATTGCGCGTGAGTTGGAAGGCAGAGGAGTGGGCACCGCCGTCGAGTGTCCAGGTGAGGAGGAACATCATGCCGAGCTCGCCGACGGTGAAGGCGGTGACGAAGGAGAGCGGGTTCATGCCGCTGAGATAGGCCTTGCGGTAGGGGACGTACATGGTGCCCCACATGAGGCTGGCGCCGGCTGCGGCGATGAGGCCTCGCCAGGCGTGAGGGGAGGTGGTGGAGCCGCCGTGGATGGTGCTGAAGCCGAGCATGATGGCCGCGATGACGATGAGCACTGTCCCGAGGATGACTTTGAGGAGATTCTTTGGGCCTGCGCCTTTGAGCTCGCGGAAGAGGAGGCGCGCCCAAAGGAGACCGATGAGTGAGTTGGTGTTCCAGAGAGGGAAGGCGGTGGCGAGACCGACGTCCCGGATGGCGAAGACGGTGAGGGTATTGGCGACGGCCCACAATGCTCCAGCGAGGACCGCCCAGACGATGAGGTGTTTGCGTGCGAAGAGGTCGGCGAAGACGTAGGTGGTGCCTTTGAGGAGCGTGGGGAATGTCCAGCGGGCAGCGAAGACGCCGGCGACCATGTAAAGGGAGATGGCGAACGGCGAGAGGCCCGCGTCGACCAGCTTGGTGGGGGCTTCCGCGGCGCCGAGCCAGACGCCGGCGGCGAGCCCGCAGAGTACGCCCAGCGCGTGCAGAGAGCCGGTGGTGGCTACCTTGCGGGGTGTTGAGGTGATTGGGCTTTCCGTCGCCATGCCGTCTCCGAGGTTTGCTGCGCGCAGGGCTGCACTTAGTGGAGCAGAATCAGCAGAACGATGCCTGCGATTAGGACAAGGGCAGGGACCCAGAACTGGATATCGGTGAGGATTGCCTTGATCGTTTGCGGCCTGTTTTGTTGCGCCATGTGTTTACTCCCGCAGATGTCGATTGCACGCCTGAATATACATGCTGAGGGGCAGATGCTGTCCGGGTACCGTAGTGGCTCCGCAGGGCGCGTGTCAACTGATTGAAAAGGGATGTAAGCGGTTGCGCATCGTCGCATAAAGCTGGTATTTCTTAGCGCGAGGATAGTGAGTGACTGCCGCTATCGTCTCCACCTCCCCGATGTAAGGAGACAGCCATGAATACGCCGACGACTCTGCTACAGCAACCGTTGCACGATCTGGATGAATGGGACGACTTTCTTGCCGGACGTTACAAGGAAGGCAAGAGCGAGGCGGAGTTTCGCCAGTACGATGCGGAGGCGACGCCGGGCGTGGCGGAATTCTATCGGCAGAACCACGAGA carries:
- the glpK gene encoding glycerol kinase GlpK — translated: MSVILALDQGTSSSRAVLIGTDARILATAQRELPQIYPQPGWVEQDPETIWSTQLAAVRDVMAQLQLTAADIAAVGITNQRETTILWDRSTGHPIHNALVWQDRRSAPLCDQLRAAGHEPLFQQKTGLIFDAYFSASKIRWLLDNVEGARAKAESGQLAFGTVDSWLIWKLTRNQKGGPTHVTDVTNASRTLLFNIHTLDWDDELLRIFDIPRSLMPTVVPSSGPCATLGDLLPNVPICGIAGDQQAALFGQMCLHPGMVKNTYGTGCFMLMQTGEKPVASTNRLLTTIAWQLAGQPAQYALEGSVFIAGAAVQWLRDGLGIIGSSAEVEPLAASVPDSGGVYFVPSLSGLGAPYWDADARGLILGLTRGTTRAHIARATLEGIALQVTDILTAMQADSAIAIPELRVDGGASANHLLMQMQADLLGTPVVRSGTPESTVMGAAYLAGLGSGFWSSVSELESLWTRGESFTPAISTTERTTQLTRWKEAVSRSQHWATEPTN
- a CDS encoding glycoside hydrolase family 2 TIM barrel-domain containing protein, whose translation is MQRREFIKMSGAVVAASAMTGVSGFGQEARGEGRMVLPMNRKWRYKAEKVAGAHEVAFNDAGFETVVIPHSNIRMPWHSFDDKDYEFVSTYRRRFRVPAAAKGKRVFVDFEGAMTASTVWINGAPLGEYKGGFTPFSFELTDHVKHDAENVLVVSLDSTERPDIPPFGYEIDYMTFGGIYREVALRVVPETYIDNIHARPKDVLSGKPTLDVDVFLAGQTSDDLELAFELRDGERVVSKGTTRAKVTGGADPNAAMDPDNGAPVYASTETTQDPAKVTVTLTDLGDVKLWELEKPQLYTVHVALLKGGKRVDEESRRTGFREATFTDHGFELNGKIVKLRGLDRHQTFPFVGQAMPARVQRKDADVLRYGLHCNIVRTSHYPQSRHFLDRCDEIGLLVLEEIPGWQHIGPEPWKQVAIDNVGRMVRRDWNHPSIILWGVRINESQDDHSFYTRTNALAHALDTTRQTGGIRNFEKSELLEDVFTINDFGFPLRKPNHPRYLNTEFVGHTFPTKTTDDDERQREHTLRHARIHNQLASDPQYAGGIGWCAFDYNTHSNFGAGDRICYHGVTDIFRESKPAGGFYKSQCEPSEEVVIEPAFHWANSDESVGFSKMVVCSNCEQLKFYVREGSVESKPWVLVGTVDPDHEEFEHLKYPPFVVEKNKLDWKQMSFHWGDLRIDGLIGGKVVGSKSLSGSGVDRKFALLPDDTELKADGADSTRVVLRVTDEFGATRTYANDPIVFTLEGPAELIGDNPFALIGGTGAVWIRAKETVGVVRLTAKHPRLGTKSVEIKLTSAPAEVV
- a CDS encoding alpha-galactosidase; translated protein: MTRSLHRSLHSLVLASLLALPLSLTAQDSNTIHFDAATKVFRIDAAGTTYAFGVNNVDELQPLFWGRSIAATDSLPAAHTLPEVASFDGPGTVTQGEYKGWGGQLYLEPALKVTFPDGNRDLVLHYVSHHIEGDTLTIVTKDIERDLFVELRYTVDPATGILGRSAIITNKATAPVMIEQAAAATWNLPRGTNYTLNYLTGRWAGEDQLQQQLIRPGETVLQSTRGSTGHQNNPWFAIERGPSTDEDTGDVWFGALAWSGSWRITVEQDQLQQVRVTGGFNPFDFSYKLAPSQSLETPVFYGGYSDHGLGGASRLLHRFELTKILPQSPNPRPVLYNSWEATTFHVDEAGQEALAEKAASIGIERFVMDDGWFGQRKDDHAGLGDWYVNPQKFPHGLKPLIDKVHSLGMDFGLWVEPEMVNPDSDLYRKHPDWVLNFTGRPRTQERNQLVLNLARPDVRDYVFHFLDDLLAHNDIAFLKWDYNRNWTEPGWPAVAPDEQKKVYVAYTRNLYSILHDLRAKYPKLEIESCSGGGGRVDLGIMHYTDEVWPSDNTDPFDRLSIQDGFTYAYTPGVMMAWVTDSPGWANNRTTSVTYRFLSSMQGSLGVGANLNKWTPEDFATAKDLIAAYKGIRETVQHGSLYRLVSPRNGSETSVTESVSLDKKQAALFTFLHSSTMNYPYPRVFLRGLNPNTSYRVTSISGKLATDTPTTATGSYWMSHGLDVELKGDFQAAAFRFDAQ
- a CDS encoding FAD-dependent oxidoreductase yields the protein MTRTDSLQRAAPTPFDILVIGGGATGLGSAVDAASRGYRTLLVEQADFAKATSSRSTKLVHGGVRYLQQGNISLVLEALKERGRMLRNAPHLVRRQSFVIPAYAAWEVPFYGIGLKLYDALSGSSSFGRSRMLSKAAVRSMLPTVVSTKLAGGVEYFDGQFDDARFSLALAQTLDALGGTALNYTRMVRLLKHNDKIIGAVLRDEETGNEFEVQATVIINATGIFTDEVRRLDEPTTKPIVTFSQGSHLVLPKSFLPGTHALMVPKTKDGRVLFAIPWHNHVVIGTTDDGVPTAALEPRPMEIELAFLREHIEIYFGRAPKDDEVLSMWSGLRPLVRKQGTDSTAKLSREHTVLVSTSGLVSITGGKWTTYRRMAEDAVDIAIQHSGLTPAPCRTQDLHLHGWSEEAASHHDAEHELHVYGSDQPAIDALAASSPALAAPLHPRLPYRLAEVVWAIRHEMARTVDDVLARRTRALFLDARAALEAAPTVAATLATELGHTEAWQQTQLTTFTTLANGYIYKP
- a CDS encoding LacI family DNA-binding transcriptional regulator; the protein is MNIKAVAKRANVSTATVSRTINGSAKVSPRTAERVLKSIEELNFYPDTNARALGSGRSNLFGLIISDITNPFFPELVKSFEDFAVANGQEVLIANTNYDPERMKLCVRRMLQRKVDGVAVITSEMDEGLVADFSRRHIPLVFLDSADPGPGVSCVRIDYAAGIDAAVDHLIKLGHRRIAFISGPMRLASARVRYKAFMESTARDHLDHNPHLIEEGNHRVDGGHEAMRRILHSGAKPTAVLASNDLTAIGAMGAITEAGLRVPDDISVVGFDDIQLSAFTMPPLSTVRLPRSEIAKYAFNALLSAMQADIPKPVPGKEYLVLPSFVARKSTGPVRKKK
- a CDS encoding glycoside hydrolase family 88 protein — encoded protein: MTTATRHTLRTLSRLTVWAAITICVAAATAQKAEDYFSNWPAGTSPQEVGKKLAEHFVPSPHQYTATIHYSEVATWYGALQFSRLTHDSALQTELIHRFEPLLPGGAEADRIPKRHHVDDSIFGVVPLEIAIETKDPKYLTDGVYWADRQWENPRPDGLSAETRFWIDDMYMLTMLQLEAYRATGDKKYLDRDAKEMVAYLDQLQQPNGLFYHAPDVPFYWGRGDGWVAAGMAEMLSTLPTDHPLRPRIMAGYRKMMASLLKYQRKDGSWGQLIDRDESWPETSGSAMFTFALITGVKHGWLDAPTYGPAARRGWIAVVGYIDQNNDVTNVCEGTSKQNSLAYYLARKRRAGDFHGQAPVLWAADALLR